One window of the Solanum stenotomum isolate F172 chromosome 11, ASM1918654v1, whole genome shotgun sequence genome contains the following:
- the LOC125844659 gene encoding uncharacterized protein LOC125844659 produces MTGQNIVVESSAVNESKELSRTATAMTTKEDEKRSGGGNQHKRIGEVAGGTAAECAMVCCCCPCTVLHFLLLALYKVPTGLCRKAWRNKKRKKVLRKKNNINNSPGVYYTDDDKDYFDGGGNVNRGSSETAEFETEMWHRFYDGAGFGRSSSQKELEEQQQHQ; encoded by the coding sequence GGGCAGAATATCGTGGTGGAGTCATCGGCGGTGAATGAGAGTAAGGAACTATCGAGGACGGCGACGGCGATGACGACGAAGGAGGATGAGAAACGAAGCGGAGGCGGAAATCAGCATAAGAGGATAGGAGAAGTGGCCGGAGGGACGGCGGCGGAGTGTGCgatggtatgttgttgttgtccgTGCACAGTGCTGCACTTTCTCCTACTTGCTCTGTACAAAGTTCCGACGGGACTTTGCCGGAAAGCATGGAGGAATAAGAAGCGGAAGAAGGTTTTGAGGAAGAAAAACAACATCAATAATTCTCCTGGTGTTTACTACACCGATGATGATAAGGATTATTTCGATGGCGGCGGTAACGTAAACAGAGGATCATCGGAAACGGCCGAATTTGAAACGGAGATGTGGCACCGATTTTACGATGGCGCTGGATTTGGAAGGAGTTCATCTCAAAAGGAATtagaagaacaacaacaacatcaatga